In the genome of Syntrophales bacterium, the window ATATAACGAGAGTTTTGCAAAACTGCAATTCTGGTCATTGCGAGGAGCTTTAGCGACGCGGCAATCTTATGAATTGTCAATATGTTGCGAGATTGCTTCGCTTTGCTCGCAATGACAATATTGGTATTATGCAAAGCTCTCTTAATATCCCCTATGGCGAACATGAAAGATTGTAGGGTCGGGTTTTATACCCGACCGTAAACGGTGGCATATAAAATGCCACCCTACAAAATTGTCGAAAATTAGAAATACTGTAATATGAAAATAAAAAACATACTTATCCTTTCCCTGATTCTTGTAACCCTGTTCCAGGCCGCGCATTCCTATGCCTCTTTTACCATCGAAGACGAGAAGAAGCTGGGCAAGGAATTCTATGAAAAACTGGAAAAAAACAATGTCCTGCTCAAAAATGAAAAGGTAAACGACTATATAATTAAACTGGGGAATAAGATACTTGAACAGAGCAAAAGAGCTCCCTTCGACTTTCGCTTCTCTGTAATCAAAAGTCCCGCGATTAACGCCTTTGCCACCCCTGGAGGTTACGTGTACGTGAACAGGGGTCTTATCAATCTTGTCGAAAACGAAAGTCAGCTTGCCGGTGTGCTGGCGCATGAAATAGCACACGTAAATGCCAGACATATTGCGGACACAATCGAGAAATCAAAAAAAGTCAGTATCGCTACACTGGCGGCAATTCTGGCAGGGGCTTTTCTCGGCGGAGGCGGTCAGGGATCTGCCGCGGCGGCGGCTTTTTCAATGGCAACCGCCACTACGTTGAACCTCAAATACAGCCGGGAACATGAAGAAGAGGCCGACAGGCTTGGAATGTCATATATGGTAAGTGCGGGATATAACGGCATGGGGATGCCGGACTTTCTGAAGATTATGAGAAGATATCAGTTCTACTCCAATTCAGTCCCGTCTTATTTTCTCACCCATCCGGGCACCGGTGAGAGAATCAGCTACCTCGATGGATTACTCCAGTTTAAATACACACAACACGGGGCAGAAAGCATCATTGGGGGGCTGGGACGGATACAAACGCTCCTGATGTTCGGAGAAAGAAATCTTGATACGACACTAAAACACTTTCAGAACCTCTTGAAAAAAAATCCGGATAATACAGATGCGCTCTACGGTCTCGCCGTCACCCAGGTAAGGCTGGGACTGACCGGTGAATCCTTCAAGAATTTCGACAAGGCGCTGAAACTTTCTCCCGACGATGAGGATGTGCTGAAAGACTTTGGCATAAGCTATTTTAAGATCGGTAAAACTTCCGATGCTATCGCTGTCCTGACGAAGGCTTATGCCCTTGATGAAAACGATGCCGATGTACTTTTATATCTTGGAAGGTCGTATGAGGCGGCAGGTGATTATAAAACATCTCTCAATCTTTACAGGAAGCTCAATGAAAAAGATCCGGACAATATAAATGCATATTACTATCTTGCAATGGCCTATGGCAAAGCAAATGAACAGGGCGATTCTCATTACAACTTTGGGATTTATTTCAAGAAAAAAAAGACGTTAAAAAGCGCCCTCTTCCATTTCAAGGCGGCACTCAAATACTTCCCAAAGTACAGCGAAAAAGGCAGGGAAATACAAAAAGAAATCGAATCCATTAAGTAATTAAATCCCTCTCTCCAATCTATATACCCGTCAAGGGAGAGGGGACTATAAGGTTTTTATCTCGGTGTTGTGAGCAAATGAACTGAACAGCGAGCGCATTCCCCGCTGCTTGCGGCGGGGTTAGCGAGCGAATAAAAAATAAACATTTTCCTTAACAGTCGGAGATTCCCCGCAACTTGTTGCGGGGAGCTTCAATTTGTAGGAAAATCCGGATTATATATCAAAGGAGGTTTTAAAGTGAAAAAAACTACCGGGTACAGCACCATACTTATATTAACCGCTACTCTCACTTTGTTTTTATTTTTTACAATCCCTTCTCTCACCACCCATTCAAACGCCATGGAATTCATTTTCAAAGACCCGCAGTATTCTTTTCAATGCCTCCGCACCATTGGTTACACAGTAAGCGGTGGTGCAGATATCGGAGAGTGCCTTTCTACGGCTTACGGCATCAAGGAAGGAGATGATGAAGGCTGGTACGCCGAATGGGTAAAGACGGCACAGCGACTCGAAAAAGCGGCAGATCAATTCCTCAAAGAGGGGCATACGGTAAGTGCGAGAGGAGCATATTTTCGAGCCTCCAATTATTACCGGACAGCAGAATTCTTTCTCCATACAAACCCGAAAGACCCAAGAATTTTAAAAACCTGGGGTAAAAGCCGCTTTTGTTTTATAAAAGCCGCCAGACTTTCGGACCATCCCATTAAACCTGTGGAAATTCCTTTTGAAGAAACTACGCTACCCGGATACCTTTGTCTTGTTGACAATTCCGGAATAAAGAGACCGCTATTGATCATCCATAGCGGTTTCGACGGTACGGCTGAAGAACTCTATTTTGAAGTAGCTTTTTTTGCAGTAAAGCGGGGCTACAATTGTCTCCTGTTTGAAGGACCGGGGCAGGGCCGAGTTATCCGTAAACAGAAAATTCATTTTCGTCCGAACTGGGAAACGGTGGTCACACCTGTCGTCGACTTTGCCCTCACACTGCCTGAGGTTAACCCTGAAAGAATTGCATTAATTGGTATCAGCATGGGAGGGTACCTGGCTCCGCGGGCAGTTGCCTATGAACACCGAATCACAGCATGTATCGCAAACGGCGGCGTTTTTAATTTTCATGCCGGAATTACCAGTCACTTTCCTCCGGAAATCAAAAAACATATTGAAAAAATACTCGACAACAAATCCGCATCAGACGAATTCGACAAAGAGATGTATGGGATGATGAAAAAGAACACCGGTTTACGATGGGTTTTTCATAACGGTATGTGGACATTTGGAGCGAAATCCCCCAGCGATTACCTGCGGATGACAAGAGCCTACAATTTGAAAAATTGTGTAGATATGATCACCTGTCACATGCTTGTTGTTGACTCCGAGGAGGATAAAGATTTCCATATACAGGCAAAACACCTTTATGAAGCGCTGCGCAGTCCAAAGGACTACATGCTGTTCACCGTGAAAGAAGCGGCCGAAGAGCACTGCCAGATGGGTGCAATTATGATATCAAATGAGCGCATCCTCAATTGGCTTGATAAAACGTTGAAAAATAAACGGAAATAAATTTAACGTATTTGTAAAAAGTCTTTTTTGTCACCCAAAATCATGTCCTGAACTTGTTTCAGGATCATTCAGGGTCTCTAACTTACTGAAATAATTAGATGCTGAAACAAGTTCAGCATGACAAATGGTGCAGTTTATGACTTTTTACGAAGCTGTCAAAGTTAGTAAAGTATAAAAAATGAGGTTTGTGTGTCAAGCAAGACGTAATCGAAAAGTGATTTGAACTCCCCGACAGGGCTACAGGAAATTTAATATGACAATTTACAGAAACTTTCGGGTTATCTGATGTTTATCCTTCCTTCCAACTGTGGATTAATGGGGCTGTTTTTCTTTATGTATAAGAATAACAGATCGACTATTGAAAAGGTTGTATCTTTCTTGTTTTTAATACCCCGGAACATATAATAACCGTCTCCACCACTTGCCAGCCAGGAATTCATTAAAACGTTGTATTCCTTATTTTTCTCGATAGATTTCCACGCTCCATTTTCTAAAATCTCAGCCTTTACTACTCTTTTCCCCTTTGAAAGAATCTTTTTAACATCTCTGCCACCATATACCGCGCAAAAAGGTTTATTTGCCGTGTCGATATCCAGTCTTACTCCGCTCACCTGCAAAAAACCGCCCTCCTGTGCTCTACTGCCTCCCGAACATTCATCACCTGGAACCCTAAGTGAAGATGCGCTTATTTCGAGGATTTGAAGCAGTTGTACACCATTTAATGTGGCTTCCATCACCGTGTCTCCAAAGGGATAGATCTCAATCAGATCTCCAAGAGTTACAGGACCTGCAGGATAAACCCTGTCTCCCCTTAAGGCGCCGCCATTAATAAGCGCTACATCGACATCTTTTCCCTTGGTTTTGAACCAATGTGTCCATGAATCTGTTATTAAATTTCCAAGAATCGACTCTTTTCTTCTGACTGTGTTTCTACGTGCATCTAAATCAGTCAAACTAATTCCAATTGGGTTTTTCAAATTTTCATTGTATTTATCTACATATACAGCTAAAAATTCTTTTGTTTTTTCATCTTTCCCCACACTTTTATCGAGTATCACCGTCTGCCATTTTGGATTGTTGACGATACCGTTAAACTTGAACCGTAAAACGCCCATTTTCTCACCACAAGCACCATCCTGGACTATTACTGTCTTCCACCCATTCGGACCCACCACAGTCTCATAAACATATTCATGGCTGTGTCCACCAACGATAACGTGTATTCCCTCTACTTTTTTTGCCAACTCCCGGTCTAATTGCGTGCCTATGTGGGTAAGGGCAACTATCATCGTTGCCCCTTTTTTCTTCAATGTTTCGACCATTTTCTTAGCAACTCCAACAATATCCTTATCAACGCTCACCCCGTCTCCTACATTACTCACCTCCGACAGTTCCGGCGTCATTAAGCCAAACACTCCAATCTTCAATCCTTTGATTTCTTTAATAATATATGGCTTAATCAGTTTAGACAGGGCTTCGTTTCTGATTATAAGATTGGACGATACGATGTCGAACCTGGCATTTTTAATGGCACCCACATAATGATCCACTCCAAAATCAAACTCATGGTTGCCCGGTGTGGCTACATCGTAGCCGGCCATATTCATAGCCTTGATTTCCGGAATCCCTTTGAACTTATCGTAAAAGGCACCTATCAAGTCGTCTCCTGTTGACACGAAAAGTGAACAGTCGACTTCAGATTTAATTTTTTTTGCCAATGATGAAATTCTTTCCAGTCCACCGACTGCAATTTTTTGATCCTTTCCATCCACCTCTATCTTAGTATCATACGGTACTACCTTACTCTGGAGATCCGCCGTTGTTATTATCGCTACATCTACATTACTCCTGCGGCATCCTGTAATGGTAGCAGCAATGAGCAACATGACCGATAAGGCTATTGTTACGGCTTTTATTGCACTTCTTGACGGTTTAATCATTATCTGAACATCCTTTAGTGTCACTCCGAATTATGTCCTATGTCATCCTGAATTATGTTTATGTCATCCTGAATTATGTTTATGTCATCCTGAACTTGATTCAGGATCTCAGGATGAGTTCAGGATCTTCACATTATTTAGATTCTGAAACGAGTTCAGAATGACAAGCAACCCCCTCAGATACAGCTTGATAGAGTTCTTTCGCATGATAAGAACTCCGGACAAACGGCCCGCTGGCAACCTCAGAAAAACCCATTTCGAGAGCGCTTTCCCGCAGGTTATCAAATTCATCAGGATGAATAAAACGTTCCACCGGCAGGTGTTCCTTTGTTGGTTGAAGATATTGGCCCAGTGCCAGTATGCTACAGTTCGCATCAAGAAGATCCTGAAGAGCTTTGCGGATTTCTTCGGAAGATTCTCCCAGGCCGAGCATGAGACCTGATTTGGCAATAATGGCTGAATCATACTTTTGCACACGTTTTAAGAGTTCCAGTGAGCGGCGGTACACGGCATCAGGCCTGACCGATGGATAAAGACGCGAAACAGTCTCTATGTTATGGTTCAAAACGTTGGGCCGAACATCCAGAACCGTTCGAAGTGCATATTCATTACCCTGAAAATCAGGTATCAAGACCTCCACAAGCGCATCGGGCACCTTTTTACGAATTTCCTTAATCGTTTCCGCGAAAAAACCAGCCCCACCGTCCGGGAGATCATCCCTGGTGACAGAAGTAACGACCACGTAGTTCAGCTCCATGCTTTGTACGGCCTCGGCAACCCTTTTCGGTTCACCGGGATCAGGCGGTTCTGATGGTCCATGGGCCACCGCACAGAAACCGCAGTTGCGTGTGCAGCGGGAACCCATAATGAGAAAAGTCGCAGTATGCCGGGAAAAGCATTCCCAGAGATTGGGGCATCTGGCTTCCTGGCAGACGGTGTGAAGCCTGCCTTCTTTGAGCATGGTCCTGACTTTTTCATAGTCTGCTCCAGTTGGAAGGCTTCGCCTGAGCCAGCGGGGTTTAGAAACCCGTGCTTTTGTTTCTCTGTGCTGAATCACTACCACTCCTTCGTAAAAGTAGGGTGGCATTTTATATGCCACCGTTTGCGGTCGGGTGTTAAACCCGACCCTACAACTTCAAATTTATTTCACTATGCAGGGCTTTTCAAAAGATTCTGCAGCTCCGACAGGCTTATATTTACAAGCTCAACCCCGAAAACCGCTTCGATATGATTCTTTACGGCCTCGTACACCCGATTCATGGGTATACTATGTGAAAGTTCCCGTTCCATCGATGTCACCCCGACACTCTGCAGGCCGCAGGGATTTATCCAGTTAAAATGTTTCAACGAGAGGTTGACGTTAAACGCAAAACCGTGGAAAGAAACCCCCCGGCGAATAGCTATCCCAACGCTCCCCAGTTTATTATTCCCAACCCAGATTCCTCTGTTTACGGGATTACGCTCAGCCGTAATTCCCCAATCCCCGGCCGTCCGAATCATAATCTCTTCGAGACCCGTAACATAATCAACCACACTCAGCCCTACTTCTTTCAGGTCAAGAACAGGATACACAACGAGCTGGCCGGGACCATGAAAGGTAATGTCGCCACCACGCTCCACCTGTATTACCGGGATTTCCGATTCTTCCAGAAATGCCCCTGATACCACCAGGTTTTCCTCACCTCCCCTGCGACCAAGGGTAAAAACCGGGGGGTGCTCCAGCAATAAGACAATTTCAGAATCAACGACCCTCTCTTTTCTCGCAGCCACAAGACTATGTTGCAGAGCCAGCGCTTCCCTGTACTGAATGGCAGGCAGTTCTACGCAAAGCCACGTTTTTAGTTGCGGATTTTCAGTTTCGGGTTTCAAGGTTTTAAAAGTACCCCTGACCAAAAGTGTTGATGCTTTCGTAAAAAGTCCAAATCTTGTCACTCCCTCGCAGGCGGGAGTCTATAACACCTTACAATAACTGGATTCCCGCCTGCGCGGGAATGACAGAGAGGAACGAAGTCCGACTTTTTACGAAACTGTCACATGTTAACCCAGGAAAATCTTTTCCAGGTCAGCCGCTGTGAGCTGGTTCTTTGCCTTTATGGTTCGTTTGCCATCTACAAGTCCCGTTTCGATGCAGTTTCCATAAATCGAACAGTTCCCCTCGGCATCGGGTGTATAACCCTTGCAGACTCGAAGTACATCGGGAGATATCTCGTCGATGAGGATGATCTTGCCGTCGCCCTCTTTCAGGCGGCCCAGCTCGAATTTGCCATCTATTATATGAAGTCCCTTGGCTTCGAATTCGTCCGAAACCACCGTCGCGATGTCCTTCACGAGTTCGTTGACATAGGTTATTTCATCGCTGGTCATAACGCCGGCTGCTTCAAGTGCGTCGAATGTTATCAGAACGTCGCTTGCCCCCTTAGTCCATGCCTCGACAATCTTGTGGAGATTTTTCCCCGGTTTTACGAAAGGGTACCGCCTCCAAAAACTTCCCTGGGCGTTGTTCCGCCAGGTGAATTCGAGGTTATTCAGCGGTTCCGATCCCTCAAATTCGGGGGCCTGAACGGGCATGCCTATAGGCGTTGCCGGTTCTACGATCATGACGTTATCGTCGACAGTATCAATATAATGGGACGGGATGTTGTGTTCTTTTAGAAGCCTGAAAAAATATGTAACGAATTTACAGACGATGGCTCCCTTCCCGGGGATTTCTCCGACGACCACATCGTATCCCGGGTCAAATACGGGTTCCCCGTTTTCTATGTATCCAGTCCCCCGGTCGGTGAAAACGAATCGATATTTCCCCGTATAGGGTCCGTCCTGGATTTCATAGACGTCCTTGGATTTTCCACTATACACTAATATATCTTCTGCCATTTTAAAAAAACCTCCTTGCCGATTTCTGTTTTATCTGTGAACCCGTTCCTGCTCTGTTCTACTCAAATACTATCTAAATGCAGTCTTCCAACGCTTATCAGGATCGTCAAAATGGACATCCTCTATATTAAAGGCTTCAGGGTCAAATTCTCCACCTACCCATCTCAGCATCTCTTCATATTCTTCATCATCAGGATTCTTTATGATTTCGAGAAAATCCTGATATCCCCATATTCCGCCACAATCCTCAGGTGGACATGACCTCTTTCCTGTGACACAAACCGGGTACTTAACGTCTTTCGCTCGAGCAACTATTTTTTCTAACTCTATCACATGCTCCCAGCCATCCCCAAAATCGTACAGGTAATCTGCTTTTGGATTTTCCATGGAAAAATAATCAGCTATCTTCAGTTCCCATCCAGGAAGGGTTTCTTTGTCAAATTCAAAATCTTCATATGGAATTCCTATTTCATCTTTCAGCTCTGTAGAAGGATTGATTATTCCAAAAAGATGAAGATGATAATCAAGCCACCCCATGACGTCCTGTATGGCGACATGCAAATCCCAAAAGGTATAAGATTCCGGAACCTGTATCCTTCGCCAGATAGGAGGTTTAATGTCTTTCAATGTAATCTTAAATTGATACACGCTTTT includes:
- the lipA gene encoding lipoyl synthase — encoded protein: MPPYFYEGVVVIQHRETKARVSKPRWLRRSLPTGADYEKVRTMLKEGRLHTVCQEARCPNLWECFSRHTATFLIMGSRCTRNCGFCAVAHGPSEPPDPGEPKRVAEAVQSMELNYVVVTSVTRDDLPDGGAGFFAETIKEIRKKVPDALVEVLIPDFQGNEYALRTVLDVRPNVLNHNIETVSRLYPSVRPDAVYRRSLELLKRVQKYDSAIIAKSGLMLGLGESSEEIRKALQDLLDANCSILALGQYLQPTKEHLPVERFIHPDEFDNLRESALEMGFSEVASGPFVRSSYHAKELYQAVSEGVACHSELVSESK
- the lipB gene encoding lipoyl(octanoyl) transferase LipB, with amino-acid sequence MKPETENPQLKTWLCVELPAIQYREALALQHSLVAARKERVVDSEIVLLLEHPPVFTLGRRGGEENLVVSGAFLEESEIPVIQVERGGDITFHGPGQLVVYPVLDLKEVGLSVVDYVTGLEEIMIRTAGDWGITAERNPVNRGIWVGNNKLGSVGIAIRRGVSFHGFAFNVNLSLKHFNWINPCGLQSVGVTSMERELSHSIPMNRVYEAVKNHIEAVFGVELVNISLSELQNLLKSPA
- a CDS encoding plasmid pRiA4b ORF-3 family protein; translated protein: MKKKFKSVYQFKITLKDIKPPIWRRIQVPESYTFWDLHVAIQDVMGWLDYHLHLFGIINPSTELKDEIGIPYEDFEFDKETLPGWELKIADYFSMENPKADYLYDFGDGWEHVIELEKIVARAKDVKYPVCVTGKRSCPPEDCGGIWGYQDFLEIIKNPDDEEYEEMLRWVGGEFDPEAFNIEDVHFDDPDKRWKTAFR
- a CDS encoding M48 family metalloprotease translates to MKIKNILILSLILVTLFQAAHSYASFTIEDEKKLGKEFYEKLEKNNVLLKNEKVNDYIIKLGNKILEQSKRAPFDFRFSVIKSPAINAFATPGGYVYVNRGLINLVENESQLAGVLAHEIAHVNARHIADTIEKSKKVSIATLAAILAGAFLGGGGQGSAAAAAFSMATATTLNLKYSREHEEEADRLGMSYMVSAGYNGMGMPDFLKIMRRYQFYSNSVPSYFLTHPGTGERISYLDGLLQFKYTQHGAESIIGGLGRIQTLLMFGERNLDTTLKHFQNLLKKNPDNTDALYGLAVTQVRLGLTGESFKNFDKALKLSPDDEDVLKDFGISYFKIGKTSDAIAVLTKAYALDENDADVLLYLGRSYEAAGDYKTSLNLYRKLNEKDPDNINAYYYLAMAYGKANEQGDSHYNFGIYFKKKKTLKSALFHFKAALKYFPKYSEKGREIQKEIESIK
- a CDS encoding alpha/beta fold hydrolase, giving the protein MKKTTGYSTILILTATLTLFLFFTIPSLTTHSNAMEFIFKDPQYSFQCLRTIGYTVSGGADIGECLSTAYGIKEGDDEGWYAEWVKTAQRLEKAADQFLKEGHTVSARGAYFRASNYYRTAEFFLHTNPKDPRILKTWGKSRFCFIKAARLSDHPIKPVEIPFEETTLPGYLCLVDNSGIKRPLLIIHSGFDGTAEELYFEVAFFAVKRGYNCLLFEGPGQGRVIRKQKIHFRPNWETVVTPVVDFALTLPEVNPERIALIGISMGGYLAPRAVAYEHRITACIANGGVFNFHAGITSHFPPEIKKHIEKILDNKSASDEFDKEMYGMMKKNTGLRWVFHNGMWTFGAKSPSDYLRMTRAYNLKNCVDMITCHMLVVDSEEDKDFHIQAKHLYEALRSPKDYMLFTVKEAAEEHCQMGAIMISNERILNWLDKTLKNKRK
- a CDS encoding bifunctional UDP-sugar hydrolase/5'-nucleotidase, with protein sequence MIKPSRSAIKAVTIALSVMLLIAATITGCRRSNVDVAIITTADLQSKVVPYDTKIEVDGKDQKIAVGGLERISSLAKKIKSEVDCSLFVSTGDDLIGAFYDKFKGIPEIKAMNMAGYDVATPGNHEFDFGVDHYVGAIKNARFDIVSSNLIIRNEALSKLIKPYIIKEIKGLKIGVFGLMTPELSEVSNVGDGVSVDKDIVGVAKKMVETLKKKGATMIVALTHIGTQLDRELAKKVEGIHVIVGGHSHEYVYETVVGPNGWKTVIVQDGACGEKMGVLRFKFNGIVNNPKWQTVILDKSVGKDEKTKEFLAVYVDKYNENLKNPIGISLTDLDARRNTVRRKESILGNLITDSWTHWFKTKGKDVDVALINGGALRGDRVYPAGPVTLGDLIEIYPFGDTVMEATLNGVQLLQILEISASSLRVPGDECSGGSRAQEGGFLQVSGVRLDIDTANKPFCAVYGGRDVKKILSKGKRVVKAEILENGAWKSIEKNKEYNVLMNSWLASGGDGYYMFRGIKNKKDTTFSIVDLLFLYIKKNSPINPQLEGRINIR
- a CDS encoding phosphoribosylaminoimidazolesuccinocarboxamide synthase is translated as MAEDILVYSGKSKDVYEIQDGPYTGKYRFVFTDRGTGYIENGEPVFDPGYDVVVGEIPGKGAIVCKFVTYFFRLLKEHNIPSHYIDTVDDNVMIVEPATPIGMPVQAPEFEGSEPLNNLEFTWRNNAQGSFWRRYPFVKPGKNLHKIVEAWTKGASDVLITFDALEAAGVMTSDEITYVNELVKDIATVVSDEFEAKGLHIIDGKFELGRLKEGDGKIILIDEISPDVLRVCKGYTPDAEGNCSIYGNCIETGLVDGKRTIKAKNQLTAADLEKIFLG